One region of Flavobacterium sp. KACC 22763 genomic DNA includes:
- a CDS encoding carbon-nitrogen hydrolase family protein: MILAAAQTKPKRGNIASNLLDHYRLIELAAQNGAQLIAFPEMSITGYERENALEMAFAEDDYRIDHLKDLATDNNIVIITGAPILIEDQLFIGEFIIAPNDSVSIYTKQFLHEGEDEFFQSSFDNNPMVTIEDQNIAFAICADIDNPKHPENAAKNNADIYIASIFFSPNGIPNAYRDLQNYAEKHQMNVLMSNFSGESWGSPSAGQSAFWNNKGELIAQMNDSDSGLLLVEKQNDNWISKIITL, encoded by the coding sequence ATGATTTTAGCGGCCGCACAGACAAAACCAAAACGTGGAAATATTGCTTCAAATTTATTAGACCATTATCGGCTTATTGAATTGGCGGCACAAAATGGAGCTCAATTGATCGCTTTTCCTGAAATGTCAATTACTGGATATGAAAGAGAAAATGCTTTGGAAATGGCTTTTGCCGAAGATGATTATAGAATAGACCATCTGAAAGATTTGGCAACCGACAATAATATTGTCATTATTACTGGCGCTCCAATTTTAATTGAAGATCAGTTGTTTATTGGCGAATTTATAATTGCTCCCAACGATTCGGTTTCTATTTATACGAAACAGTTTCTGCATGAAGGCGAAGATGAATTTTTCCAATCTTCTTTTGATAATAATCCAATGGTTACGATTGAAGATCAAAATATTGCATTTGCGATTTGTGCTGATATTGATAATCCGAAACATCCTGAAAATGCAGCAAAAAATAACGCAGACATTTATATTGCGAGCATTTTCTTTTCGCCAAACGGAATTCCAAATGCATACAGAGATTTACAAAATTATGCTGAAAAACATCAAATGAATGTTCTGATGTCTAATTTCAGTGGTGAATCTTGGGGTTCACCTTCGGCTGGACAAAGCGCTTTTTGGAATAATAAAGGCGAATTAATTGCACAAATGAATGATTCTGACTCTGGATTATTGTTGGTTGAAAAACAAAATGATAATTGGATAAGTAAAATCATAACACTTTAA
- the trpA gene encoding tryptophan synthase subunit alpha: MNRITQKLQEDKKILSIYFSAGYPNLNDTVQIIQDLEKNGVDLIEIGLPFSDPLADGPTIQASSTQALHNGMTTQILFDQLKNIRESVKIPLIIMGYFNPMLQYGVEAFCQKCAEIGIDGLIIPDLPVDVYADEYKAIFEKYGLINVFLITPQTSDERIRFIDSVSNGFIYMVSSASVTGSQSGFGDVQESYFERISNLNLKNPQIVGFGISNKETFNQATKYAKGAIIGSAFIKHLSESGSGKIAEFVKEIR; encoded by the coding sequence ATGAACAGAATAACTCAAAAATTACAAGAAGATAAAAAGATCCTTTCGATCTATTTTTCTGCGGGATATCCCAACTTAAATGATACCGTGCAGATTATTCAGGATTTAGAAAAAAACGGAGTTGATTTAATCGAAATCGGACTTCCTTTCAGTGATCCTTTGGCAGACGGACCGACAATTCAGGCGAGTTCTACACAAGCGCTTCATAACGGAATGACAACCCAAATTCTTTTTGATCAGCTGAAAAACATTCGCGAAAGCGTAAAAATTCCGTTGATTATTATGGGATATTTTAATCCGATGTTACAATACGGAGTTGAAGCTTTTTGCCAGAAATGTGCCGAAATCGGAATTGACGGTTTAATTATTCCTGACCTTCCGGTTGATGTTTATGCTGATGAATACAAAGCGATTTTTGAAAAATATGGTTTGATCAATGTTTTCTTGATTACGCCACAAACTTCAGACGAAAGAATTCGTTTTATTGATAGCGTTTCAAACGGATTTATCTACATGGTAAGTTCTGCAAGCGTTACAGGATCACAATCTGGTTTTGGTGATGTTCAAGAAAGCTATTTTGAAAGAATCTCTAATCTGAATTTGAAAAATCCTCAAATTGTAGGTTTCGGAATTTCAAATAAAGAAACTTTTAATCAAGCTACAAAATATGCTAAAGGTGCTATTATTGGAAGTGCTTTTATCAAACATTTAAGCGAAAGCGGAAGTGGGAAAATTGCTGAGTTTGTTAAGGAGATTCGATAA
- a CDS encoding type II toxin-antitoxin system RelE/ParE family toxin, with translation MGLTVYWTQFAEDKLTDIFEYYKYKAGIKVAKALIDGLVDSSLSLEHNAYGGQKEELLSERIQNFRYLVFKNYKIIYWIDEYRNVVYVTNVFDTRQNPIKIKLDK, from the coding sequence ATGGGATTAACTGTTTACTGGACTCAATTTGCCGAGGATAAACTAACAGATATTTTTGAATATTATAAATATAAAGCTGGAATAAAAGTTGCAAAAGCATTGATAGATGGTTTAGTAGATTCTTCTCTTTCACTTGAACATAATGCTTATGGTGGCCAGAAAGAAGAACTTTTATCAGAAAGAATTCAGAATTTTAGATATTTAGTTTTTAAAAATTATAAAATTATTTACTGGATTGATGAATACAGAAATGTTGTGTATGTTACCAACGTATTTGACACCAGACAAAATCCGATCAAAATAAAATTAGACAAATAA
- a CDS encoding TetR/AcrR family transcriptional regulator — MSHIELNDKKIQILNVAERLFSEKGFEGTSIRDISKEAKINIAMVSYYFGSKERLLEALIFHKTVDLKLQLENLLQEDIEPLEKVNKLIEIYINRICLNKGIYRVLHFELYNKKREKSLQAFTELKKGNLKSVESIIKQGQAQGVFRKDVNIQLITPTIIGTFFHFHMNRSFFEEIFDLKTEEMFNNYIKNDLTKHIQQTIKALLVYEN; from the coding sequence ATGTCACACATCGAATTGAACGATAAAAAAATTCAGATTCTTAATGTTGCAGAAAGACTTTTTTCTGAGAAAGGATTTGAGGGTACATCGATACGGGATATCTCCAAAGAGGCCAAAATTAACATTGCTATGGTCTCTTATTATTTTGGTTCAAAAGAAAGGCTACTTGAAGCTCTGATTTTTCACAAAACTGTTGATTTAAAACTACAACTCGAAAATTTATTGCAAGAAGACATAGAACCTCTTGAAAAAGTCAATAAATTAATCGAAATTTACATCAACAGAATTTGCCTTAACAAAGGGATTTACAGGGTTTTACATTTTGAACTTTATAACAAAAAGAGAGAAAAAAGCCTTCAAGCTTTTACTGAACTTAAAAAAGGAAATTTAAAATCGGTAGAAAGCATTATCAAACAAGGTCAAGCCCAAGGAGTTTTTAGAAAAGATGTTAACATCCAACTCATTACGCCTACGATTATCGGAACCTTTTTTCACTTTCACATGAATCGCTCTTTCTTCGAAGAAATATTTGATTTAAAAACAGAAGAAATGTTTAACAATTACATTAAAAACGATCTTACAAAGCACATTCAACAAACTATAAAAGCGCTACTTGTTTATGAAAATTAG
- a CDS encoding TolC family protein, whose protein sequence is MKISQLMLFGVFFIGISSMEAQEKTSLTLGEAVQMAWEKSNEVTLANTKVNTKKYELKTVKNNQYPDLKVSGQYQRLTKASIDMPNQGESASLASPDRAMLGMANLSLPIFAGFKIQNSIDAYEGMYEAETANAAKTKEDVALKAITYYTALYKAQKTLDVLNENQKSAKQRVTDFTELEKNGIIPRNDLLKAQLLVSKTQLSIDEANNNINNINFYLTTLLKLDPNVKIQVNEEDFFNLKTSNSITSDAVALESRKDLEAIRLQSKASEANVKIAKAGYYPSISLLGGYTAFDLKDIVTVKYAMNFGIGLSYDLSGILKNNVHVKEAESKALEVKNTEAIMTDRIKVEVQKSIEDYDLAINQSVVYEEALQQAAENYRLVKDKFDNGLSDTNDLVEADVEHLNAKIQTALSKATIIQKYYELLSVSGQLSQSFNLSKI, encoded by the coding sequence ATGAAAATTAGTCAATTAATGCTCTTTGGAGTTTTCTTCATCGGAATATCTTCAATGGAAGCACAAGAGAAAACAAGTTTAACCTTGGGTGAGGCCGTACAAATGGCTTGGGAAAAGAGTAACGAAGTTACGCTTGCCAATACTAAGGTAAACACAAAAAAATACGAATTAAAAACCGTAAAAAACAATCAATACCCAGATCTTAAAGTTTCTGGTCAATATCAGCGTCTTACTAAAGCATCGATTGATATGCCTAATCAAGGTGAAAGTGCTTCATTAGCTTCTCCAGACAGAGCAATGCTTGGAATGGCAAACTTAAGTCTTCCTATTTTTGCTGGATTTAAAATTCAAAATAGCATTGATGCCTATGAAGGAATGTACGAAGCAGAAACGGCTAATGCTGCAAAAACTAAAGAAGATGTTGCTTTAAAAGCAATCACTTATTATACAGCATTGTACAAGGCTCAAAAAACTTTAGATGTCTTAAACGAAAATCAAAAAAGCGCAAAACAGCGTGTTACTGATTTTACAGAGTTGGAGAAAAACGGAATTATCCCGAGAAATGATTTGTTGAAAGCGCAATTATTAGTTTCAAAAACACAATTATCTATTGATGAAGCTAATAATAACATCAATAACATCAACTTTTATCTGACTACTTTACTGAAATTAGATCCAAATGTAAAAATTCAGGTAAATGAAGAAGATTTCTTTAATCTTAAGACAAGCAATTCTATAACATCTGATGCTGTTGCACTTGAAAGCAGAAAAGATTTAGAAGCAATAAGATTGCAAAGCAAAGCTTCAGAAGCTAATGTAAAAATTGCAAAAGCTGGATATTACCCTTCAATTTCACTTTTAGGCGGCTATACTGCATTTGACCTAAAAGACATTGTAACTGTAAAATACGCAATGAACTTTGGAATCGGATTATCTTATGATTTATCAGGAATTCTAAAAAATAATGTTCACGTAAAAGAAGCAGAAAGCAAAGCTTTGGAAGTAAAAAATACCGAAGCAATTATGACAGACCGCATTAAAGTAGAGGTTCAAAAATCTATTGAAGATTATGACCTTGCAATTAATCAAAGTGTGGTTTATGAAGAAGCATTACAACAAGCAGCCGAAAACTATAGATTAGTAAAAGATAAATTTGACAATGGTTTATCTGACACTAATGATTTGGTAGAAGCAGATGTAGAGCATTTAAATGCCAAAATTCAAACTGCTTTATCTAAAGCAACCATTATTCAAAAATATTACGAATTACTTTCAGTATCAGGACAATTATCACAATCATTCAATCTTTCTAAAATATAA
- a CDS encoding HlyD family secretion protein, giving the protein MEKKKTNKKFIIILAVLILGGGTYGISKYLHGQAHEETDDAQIEKRMNPIIPRVSGYISKVYVKDNDYVKKGDTLFTIDKRDYQLKIDEANAALLGAEGQFEAAKADIGSAYASISVSDAQMRSASGSIESARIRLRQLTNDYNRYNNLYKTHTITKQQYEQALTAKEEAENQVRVLEQQQKATSYQKSVIQSKSKVSDKQTEVAAANIKKAKTMLDVAHLNLSYTVVTAAIDGQVSKVDIQPGQLVQPGQSLFYIINNNEAWVVANFKETQLNKMVVGQKVSLKVDAYPNYEFKGTVSSFSPATGSRFSLLPPDNATGNFVKTIQRLPVKITIDESNDPEKVKLLRPGMNVDVDVHLK; this is encoded by the coding sequence ATGGAAAAGAAAAAAACAAATAAAAAATTCATCATCATACTTGCAGTTCTGATTTTAGGAGGCGGAACTTACGGAATATCTAAATACCTACACGGCCAAGCTCACGAAGAAACTGATGATGCTCAGATCGAAAAAAGAATGAATCCGATTATTCCTAGGGTTTCAGGATATATCAGCAAAGTTTATGTGAAAGATAATGATTATGTAAAAAAAGGAGATACTTTATTTACTATCGACAAGAGAGATTATCAATTAAAAATTGATGAAGCTAACGCTGCATTATTGGGAGCTGAAGGGCAATTTGAAGCTGCAAAAGCAGATATTGGAAGTGCTTACGCAAGCATCTCTGTTTCTGATGCTCAAATGAGATCTGCAAGCGGTTCTATCGAAAGTGCTAGAATTAGATTGAGACAGCTTACAAATGATTATAACCGTTACAATAACTTGTACAAAACGCACACGATTACAAAACAGCAATACGAGCAAGCTTTAACTGCAAAAGAAGAAGCTGAAAACCAAGTACGCGTTTTAGAACAACAGCAAAAAGCTACTTCATACCAAAAATCGGTTATTCAATCAAAATCTAAAGTTTCTGATAAACAGACAGAAGTTGCTGCTGCAAACATCAAAAAAGCAAAAACAATGCTTGATGTTGCGCACTTAAACCTTTCTTATACAGTAGTTACAGCTGCAATTGACGGTCAGGTTTCTAAAGTTGATATTCAGCCAGGACAATTGGTTCAGCCAGGACAATCTTTATTTTACATCATCAACAATAATGAAGCTTGGGTTGTAGCTAACTTTAAAGAAACACAATTGAACAAAATGGTTGTGGGTCAAAAAGTAAGCTTAAAAGTAGATGCATATCCAAACTATGAGTTTAAAGGAACTGTATCTTCTTTCTCTCCTGCAACAGGATCTCGTTTTTCATTATTGCCTCCTGATAATGCAACAGGAAACTTCGTAAAAACAATTCAGAGATTACCAGTAAAAATTACCATAGACGAATCTAACGATCCTGAAAAAGTGAAACTTTTAAGACCAGGTATGAACGTTGACGTAGATGTACATTTGAAATAA
- a CDS encoding MDR family MFS transporter: MATAVQDDDLVEYGFRRVIITITAVLCALLEIVDTTIVNVALTDMRGSLGATLTDVAWVITAYAIANVIVIPMTSWLSQQFGRRNYFVASIIIFTVCSFLCGNATNIWELVAFRFVQGMGGGALLVTAQTIITESYPVAKRGMAQAIYGMGVIVGPTLGPPLGGYLVDNYSWPYIFYINIPLGIIATILALTFVRSPKYGEKLKANQVDWWGIILLTAFIGSLQFVLEHGQQDDWFNDSTIVTLSVVTVLGLVLFIWRELTYEYPIVNLSVLKDGNLRIGTIMCFILGFGLYGSTLIIPIYTQSILGWTATDAGLLLIPGSITTAIMMPFVGNMIQKGVPQGYMVGVGFLIFFFFTFMMYSRMTPDTGVEHMYWPLILRGIGLGLLFVPITTLSLSTLKGKQIGEGAAFTGMMRQLGGSFGIAIITTFITRFSQSHRVDLINNLDPAKFDVQQRIAGMQHAFMAKGYSADVALKKAYQAIEYSVMKQSTVMAYMDIFLYLGIMFLCCIPIILFIKKGKNKISAADAMH, from the coding sequence ATGGCTACAGCAGTACAAGACGACGATTTAGTAGAATACGGTTTCAGACGTGTTATCATTACGATTACAGCAGTACTTTGCGCACTGCTGGAAATTGTTGATACGACGATTGTTAACGTAGCGCTGACAGACATGCGCGGGAGTCTTGGTGCAACCTTGACCGATGTGGCATGGGTAATTACAGCATACGCAATTGCGAATGTTATTGTAATTCCGATGACGAGCTGGCTATCGCAGCAATTTGGAAGACGTAATTATTTTGTGGCTTCCATTATAATATTTACGGTCTGTTCTTTTTTGTGTGGTAATGCCACAAATATTTGGGAACTTGTAGCTTTCCGTTTCGTACAAGGTATGGGTGGTGGAGCATTACTAGTAACAGCCCAAACGATTATTACAGAAAGTTATCCAGTAGCAAAACGTGGAATGGCGCAGGCTATTTACGGAATGGGTGTAATTGTTGGTCCAACTCTTGGTCCGCCTTTGGGAGGATACTTAGTAGATAACTATTCTTGGCCTTATATTTTCTATATCAATATTCCGTTGGGAATTATTGCTACTATTTTGGCTTTAACTTTTGTTAGAAGTCCGAAATATGGGGAAAAATTAAAAGCCAATCAGGTTGACTGGTGGGGAATTATATTGTTGACTGCCTTTATCGGTTCTTTACAATTCGTATTAGAACACGGACAGCAAGACGACTGGTTTAATGACTCTACGATTGTAACCTTGAGTGTTGTTACTGTTCTTGGTTTGGTTCTTTTTATTTGGAGAGAGCTTACCTATGAATATCCAATTGTAAACCTAAGCGTTCTAAAAGACGGAAACTTAAGAATTGGAACCATTATGTGTTTTATTCTTGGTTTCGGATTATATGGTTCTACTTTAATCATCCCAATTTATACGCAGTCAATTTTAGGATGGACGGCAACTGATGCAGGTTTATTGTTGATTCCAGGATCTATTACAACGGCTATTATGATGCCATTTGTGGGAAATATGATTCAGAAAGGTGTGCCTCAAGGCTATATGGTTGGAGTAGGATTTTTAATTTTTTTCTTCTTTACCTTTATGATGTACAGCCGTATGACGCCTGACACGGGAGTTGAACACATGTATTGGCCATTAATTTTGAGAGGAATTGGTTTAGGATTACTTTTCGTTCCTATTACAACACTTTCTCTTTCAACTTTAAAAGGAAAACAAATTGGTGAAGGAGCTGCATTTACCGGAATGATGCGTCAGTTAGGCGGGTCTTTTGGTATTGCAATTATCACTACTTTTATCACACGTTTCAGCCAGTCGCACAGAGTAGATTTAATTAACAACCTAGATCCTGCCAAATTTGATGTGCAGCAGCGAATTGCAGGAATGCAGCACGCCTTTATGGCAAAAGGATATAGCGCAGATGTTGCTTTGAAAAAAGCTTATCAAGCTATAGAATATTCTGTAATGAAGCAAAGCACTGTAATGGCTTATATGGATATCTTCCTTTATCTAGGAATCATGTTTTTATGTTGCATACCGATTATTCTCTTTATCAAAAAAGGGAAGAACAAAATTAGTGCAGCCGACGCAATGCATTAA
- the yaaA gene encoding peroxide stress protein YaaA, which produces MKIVISPAKSLNFEKELPTSQYTEPSFLKEARVVHKVVKTKKPAELSELMSISDKLADLNWKRNQDWKTPFTPENARPAVYTFDGDVYTGLDAYTIPLEKLDVLQDKLRILSGLYGLLKPLDLMQAYRLEMGTKMPVGEYKNLHEFWKPVVTKALNKELKKDELFVNLASNEYFSAVDVKALKVPVITPDFKDYKDGKLKMISFFAKKARGMMVRYIIDTNAETIDDLKGFNYEGYQFDANLSKGNHLVFTR; this is translated from the coding sequence ATGAAAATTGTTATATCTCCTGCGAAATCACTGAATTTCGAAAAAGAATTACCAACATCTCAATATACTGAACCTTCATTTTTAAAAGAAGCAAGAGTGGTTCATAAAGTAGTAAAAACAAAAAAGCCAGCTGAATTGTCAGAATTAATGTCTATTTCAGACAAACTAGCCGATTTAAACTGGAAACGTAATCAGGATTGGAAAACGCCTTTCACGCCCGAAAATGCGCGACCAGCGGTTTATACTTTTGATGGCGATGTGTATACAGGTTTAGACGCTTATACAATTCCCTTAGAAAAATTAGATGTTTTGCAAGATAAACTTAGAATTTTATCGGGTCTTTACGGTCTTTTAAAACCACTTGATTTAATGCAAGCGTATCGTTTGGAAATGGGAACTAAAATGCCTGTTGGTGAATATAAAAATTTGCACGAATTCTGGAAACCTGTTGTGACTAAAGCTTTAAACAAAGAATTGAAAAAAGATGAATTATTCGTGAATTTAGCGAGTAATGAATATTTCTCTGCTGTTGATGTAAAAGCATTAAAAGTTCCTGTTATCACACCAGATTTTAAAGATTACAAAGACGGAAAACTAAAAATGATCAGTTTCTTTGCCAAAAAGGCGAGAGGGATGATGGTGCGTTATATTATTGATACCAACGCAGAAACTATCGATGACTTAAAAGGTTTTAATTACGAAGGATATCAGTTTGATGCCAATCTTTCTAAAGGGAATCACTTGGTTTTTACAAGATAG
- a CDS encoding CCA tRNA nucleotidyltransferase, with protein sequence MAIQTNYKTALQNKIFDIISKASQELNVDSYVIGGFVRDLLLNRGSKKDIDVVAVGSGIELALKVSDLLPNKPKVQVFKTYGTAMLRFEDTDIEFVGARKESYNRDSRNPIVENGTLQDDQNRRDFTINALALSLNSTNFGDLLDPFDGLTDLENKTIKTPLDPDITYSDDPLRMLRAIRFATQLNFEIEENSLNAITKNAERIKIISGERIVDELNKILMTDKPSTGFLLLYKTGLLDLILPELTALNQVEEIEGHTHKNNFYHTLEVVDNICPNTDDVWLRWSALLHDIGKAPTKRFTKKQGWTFHGHEFLGGKMAKKIFERLHMPLNHKMKFVQKMVIMSSRPIVLAQDIVTDSAVRRLVFDAGEDVENLMTLCEADITTKNPSKFKKYHKNFELVRKKIVEVEERDHVRNFQPPISGEEIMEIFDLKPSREIGILKEAVKEAILEGVIPNEYQAAYDFVIKRAEKLGLKKVEK encoded by the coding sequence GTGGCGATACAAACAAACTATAAAACTGCTTTACAAAACAAAATCTTCGATATCATTTCGAAAGCTTCTCAGGAATTAAATGTTGACTCTTATGTGATAGGAGGATTTGTTCGTGATTTGCTTTTAAACCGAGGTTCTAAAAAAGACATTGATGTAGTGGCTGTTGGAAGCGGCATCGAATTGGCTCTTAAAGTTTCAGATTTACTTCCGAATAAACCAAAAGTTCAGGTTTTTAAAACGTATGGAACAGCAATGCTTCGTTTTGAAGATACAGATATCGAATTTGTTGGCGCGCGAAAAGAATCTTATAACCGAGACAGTCGAAATCCGATTGTAGAAAACGGAACTTTGCAAGACGATCAAAATCGTCGTGATTTTACCATCAATGCATTGGCTTTATCATTAAATTCAACTAATTTCGGAGATCTTCTAGATCCGTTTGACGGATTAACCGATTTAGAAAATAAAACAATCAAAACGCCTTTGGATCCAGACATTACCTATTCTGATGATCCTTTGCGAATGTTGCGCGCCATTCGTTTTGCCACTCAATTGAATTTTGAAATCGAAGAAAATTCACTAAACGCTATCACAAAAAATGCTGAACGTATTAAAATTATTTCTGGCGAAAGAATCGTTGATGAGTTAAACAAAATTCTCATGACCGATAAACCTTCAACTGGATTTTTACTTTTATACAAAACTGGGCTTTTAGATTTAATCTTACCAGAATTAACAGCGTTGAATCAGGTAGAAGAAATTGAAGGTCATACACATAAAAATAATTTTTACCATACGCTAGAAGTCGTTGATAATATTTGTCCAAATACAGATGATGTTTGGTTGCGATGGTCGGCATTATTGCATGATATTGGAAAAGCACCAACAAAACGTTTCACTAAAAAACAAGGATGGACATTTCACGGACATGAGTTTCTGGGCGGAAAAATGGCTAAGAAAATCTTCGAACGTTTGCACATGCCATTAAACCACAAAATGAAATTCGTTCAAAAAATGGTTATCATGAGTTCACGTCCGATTGTTTTGGCGCAGGATATTGTAACCGATAGCGCAGTTCGCCGTTTAGTTTTTGATGCTGGCGAAGATGTAGAAAACTTAATGACTTTATGCGAGGCAGATATCACAACCAAAAATCCATCAAAATTCAAAAAATATCATAAAAACTTCGAGCTTGTCCGCAAGAAAATTGTGGAAGTCGAAGAACGCGATCATGTTCGTAATTTTCAACCGCCAATTTCTGGCGAAGAAATTATGGAAATATTTGATTTGAAGCCTTCTCGCGAAATCGGAATTTTAAAAGAAGCGGTAAAAGAAGCAATTTTGGAAGGCGTTATACCGAATGAATATCAGGCCGCTTATGATTTTGTAATTAAGAGAGCTGAAAAATTAGGCTTAAAAAAAGTTGAGAAATAA
- a CDS encoding COX15/CtaA family protein: protein MKKENKSVIIWLLSGCVLLFLMVVVGGITRLTNSGLSMTDWHLVTDTFPPLTEAKWQAAFDEYKKFPEYQKINIHNDFQLADYKFIYFWEWFHRFIGRIIGLVFFVPFVYFLAKKKLDTPTIKKCIVLLAMGAFQGFLGWFMVRSGLIDNPDVSHFRLSLHLTFAFITFAYTLWVALDLIYPERNINKILPLRNIARYALAALLIQIIYGGFVAGLNAGLIHNHWPLMSDGEFIHESVFIEQSSLVKNLIEGKSGVQFVHRTFAYVVVAIILFLFFKSKKYTLTHTQANGIKTLVVFVFIQFLLGVFTLLYSVPLALGLIHQIMAFFLLSAMTYTLHRLSK, encoded by the coding sequence ATGAAAAAAGAGAATAAATCAGTAATCATTTGGTTACTATCGGGTTGTGTTTTATTGTTTTTAATGGTTGTCGTGGGCGGAATTACGCGTTTGACCAATTCAGGTTTATCTATGACCGACTGGCATTTGGTAACTGACACATTTCCACCTCTAACAGAAGCCAAATGGCAAGCCGCTTTTGACGAATACAAGAAATTTCCAGAATATCAGAAAATCAATATTCATAACGATTTTCAATTAGCCGATTATAAATTCATTTATTTCTGGGAATGGTTTCACCGTTTCATCGGGCGTATTATTGGTTTGGTTTTCTTTGTGCCGTTTGTTTACTTTTTAGCCAAAAAGAAATTAGATACTCCAACTATTAAAAAATGTATTGTTCTTTTGGCAATGGGAGCTTTCCAAGGATTCTTAGGTTGGTTCATGGTAAGAAGCGGATTAATTGACAATCCAGATGTAAGTCATTTTAGACTTTCACTTCACTTGACTTTTGCGTTTATCACTTTCGCTTATACACTTTGGGTAGCATTAGATTTGATTTATCCTGAAAGAAATATCAACAAGATTTTACCTCTTAGAAATATTGCTCGTTATGCTTTGGCAGCTCTTCTTATCCAGATTATTTACGGCGGATTTGTGGCTGGACTAAATGCTGGATTAATTCACAATCATTGGCCTTTAATGAGCGACGGAGAATTTATTCACGAATCGGTTTTTATTGAGCAGTCTTCTTTAGTCAAAAATTTAATCGAAGGAAAAAGTGGGGTTCAGTTTGTACACAGAACTTTTGCTTACGTTGTTGTGGCCATTATTCTTTTCCTTTTCTTTAAAAGCAAAAAATATACGCTTACTCACACGCAGGCAAACGGAATCAAAACTTTAGTTGTTTTTGTTTTCATTCAGTTCTTGCTTGGCGTTTTCACTTTATTATACAGTGTTCCTTTGGCTTTAGGATTAATTCACCAAATTATGGCATTTTTCCTTTTAAGTGCTATGACGTATACATTGCACCGTTTGAGCAAATAA
- a CDS encoding LytR/AlgR family response regulator transcription factor, with the protein MITLIIEDEKPAARLLQRKLEKLEVTVETMLHSVEESVHWFENNPHPDLIFLDIQLSDGLSFEIFEKIDIKSAIIFTTAYDEYALKAFKLNSIDYLLKPIDEDDLETAVSKFKSRLPKAAAESSNMQLDFEQIRQMLSNPFEKTYKKRFTVKIGQHLKVITTEEIECFFSENKGTYIHTYDNRDYLIDSTLEILEQELDKKDFFRVSRKFIVPLKAIKEIQVYTNSRLKVILPSYKDDEVIVSREKVQDFKAWLG; encoded by the coding sequence ATGATCACATTAATTATAGAAGACGAAAAACCTGCTGCAAGACTGTTGCAGAGAAAACTTGAAAAGTTAGAAGTAACTGTAGAAACCATGCTTCACTCTGTTGAAGAATCGGTTCATTGGTTTGAAAATAATCCGCATCCTGATTTGATTTTTTTGGATATCCAATTATCGGATGGTTTATCGTTTGAAATCTTTGAAAAAATAGACATTAAAAGTGCTATTATTTTTACTACTGCCTACGATGAATATGCTTTAAAAGCTTTCAAATTAAACAGTATAGATTATCTTCTAAAACCGATTGACGAAGATGATCTTGAAACAGCGGTTTCAAAATTCAAATCACGTCTTCCAAAAGCTGCAGCAGAATCTTCAAATATGCAATTAGATTTTGAACAGATTCGCCAAATGCTGTCAAACCCTTTTGAAAAAACGTATAAAAAGAGATTTACAGTTAAAATTGGTCAGCATTTAAAAGTTATTACTACAGAAGAAATCGAATGTTTTTTCAGTGAAAATAAAGGAACTTATATTCATACGTACGACAATCGTGATTATCTGATAGATTCGACTTTGGAAATCTTAGAACAAGAACTGGACAAAAAGGATTTCTTTCGCGTAAGCAGAAAATTTATTGTTCCGTTAAAAGCAATCAAGGAAATTCAAGTTTATACCAATTCACGTTTAAAAGTTATTCTACCAAGTTATAAAGATGATGAGGTAATTGTAAGCCGAGAGAAGGTACAGGATTTTAAAGCTTGGTTGGGATAA